From the bacterium genome, one window contains:
- a CDS encoding CocE/NonD family hydrolase, with protein MPATATEIPATATEVPPTATATEAAATPTRTPDADATATPDDPNFRDLGDAAEASFAAHGSVNQVYVTGATEGEVLELVGADWLVQQHGTVDSAGALIFRNVDAGAGYRVVAGSPGNLSASPALTVTNVDEPPPQSFYDSQVIGKGYGYLQTRDGTTLSINVVLPGPIENGPYPTVIEYSGYSPSNPDSPQPSTLLTSLLGYAAVGINIRGTGCSGGAFQFFEPLQWTDGYDAIEVIAAQPWVKDHKVGMVGLSYPGISQLFVSRLQPPSLEAVAPLSTIADVGRGTLYPGGILNNGFATDWAADRKHDAQPYGQSWTLKRRDAGDQTCIDNQQLRLQSPDILDMIAENQFYVPEVADPVTPELFVKDITVPVFLAHAWQDEQVGGYAPNMLDHFTGTDKKHFTLVNGGHSEPLIPAIFHRWIEFLSFYVRKETPVTPALATVIVGYLGSDIFGAMNLVLPPDRFAGMSYEEALAAFESEKPVRVLFESGAGFPGQPGAPVPSFEASFDSWPIPGTVATPWYFADGGQLSPDPVSTDAVDTFHYDDRDAQQGNLASNNGNDVWLANAPWDWKPLQDGRAVAYATEPLDADTVMVGTGSVDLMVRADTPDVDLQVTLTEIRPDGDETYIQNGWLRASRRALDPVNSTELRPVATHLQADAAPLPEGEFTLVRVELFPFAHVFRAGSRIRISVEAPGNDRAIWKFDALPDPATVEIALEGSRVVLPVIPGIQVPTGLPPCKALRSQPCRPYEEIDNSVD; from the coding sequence GTGCCGGCGACGGCAACCGAGATCCCTGCGACCGCAACCGAGGTCCCGCCGACCGCCACCGCGACCGAGGCGGCGGCAACCCCGACGCGCACGCCCGATGCCGACGCGACGGCAACGCCGGACGATCCGAATTTCCGCGACCTCGGCGACGCCGCCGAGGCGTCGTTCGCCGCCCACGGCAGCGTCAACCAGGTCTATGTCACCGGCGCGACCGAGGGCGAGGTGCTCGAACTGGTCGGCGCCGATTGGCTGGTGCAGCAGCACGGCACGGTCGACTCGGCGGGGGCGCTGATCTTCCGCAACGTCGACGCCGGCGCCGGCTACCGCGTCGTCGCCGGCTCCCCCGGCAACCTCTCCGCGTCGCCCGCCCTGACCGTGACCAACGTGGACGAGCCGCCGCCGCAGTCGTTCTACGACTCGCAGGTGATCGGCAAGGGCTACGGCTATCTGCAGACCCGGGACGGCACCACCCTGTCGATCAACGTCGTCCTCCCCGGTCCGATCGAGAATGGCCCGTACCCGACGGTGATCGAGTACTCGGGCTACAGTCCGTCCAACCCCGACTCGCCGCAGCCCAGCACGCTGCTCACCAGTCTGCTCGGCTATGCCGCGGTCGGCATCAACATCCGCGGCACCGGCTGTTCCGGCGGCGCCTTCCAGTTCTTCGAGCCGCTGCAGTGGACCGACGGCTACGACGCGATCGAGGTCATCGCCGCGCAGCCGTGGGTGAAGGACCACAAGGTCGGCATGGTCGGCCTCTCCTACCCCGGCATCTCGCAGCTCTTCGTCTCGCGTCTGCAGCCGCCCTCGCTCGAAGCCGTGGCGCCGCTCTCCACCATCGCCGACGTCGGGCGGGGCACGCTCTATCCGGGCGGCATCCTCAACAACGGCTTCGCCACCGACTGGGCCGCGGACCGCAAGCACGACGCGCAGCCGTACGGCCAGAGCTGGACCCTCAAGCGGCGCGACGCCGGCGATCAGACCTGCATCGACAATCAGCAACTCCGCCTGCAGTCGCCGGACATCCTCGATATGATCGCCGAGAACCAATTCTACGTCCCCGAGGTCGCCGACCCGGTGACCCCGGAGCTGTTCGTGAAGGACATCACCGTGCCGGTGTTCCTCGCCCACGCCTGGCAGGACGAGCAGGTCGGTGGCTACGCGCCGAACATGCTCGATCACTTCACCGGCACCGACAAGAAGCACTTCACCCTGGTCAACGGCGGCCACAGCGAGCCGCTGATCCCGGCGATCTTCCACCGCTGGATCGAGTTCCTCTCGTTCTACGTGCGCAAGGAGACGCCGGTGACGCCGGCGCTCGCGACCGTGATCGTCGGCTACCTCGGCAGCGACATCTTCGGCGCCATGAACCTGGTCCTGCCGCCCGACCGCTTCGCCGGCATGTCGTACGAGGAGGCGCTGGCGGCGTTCGAGAGCGAGAAGCCGGTCCGCGTCCTGTTCGAGTCCGGCGCCGGCTTCCCCGGCCAGCCCGGCGCCCCGGTGCCGAGCTTCGAGGCCTCGTTCGATAGCTGGCCGATCCCCGGCACGGTGGCGACGCCGTGGTACTTCGCCGACGGCGGGCAGCTCAGCCCCGATCCGGTCAGCACCGACGCCGTGGACACCTTCCACTACGACGACCGCGACGCGCAGCAGGGCAACCTGGCCAGCAACAACGGCAACGACGTCTGGCTCGCCAATGCGCCGTGGGATTGGAAGCCACTGCAGGACGGCCGCGCCGTCGCCTATGCGACCGAGCCGCTCGATGCCGACACGGTGATGGTCGGCACCGGCAGCGTCGACCTCATGGTGCGCGCCGACACCCCCGACGTCGATCTGCAGGTAACGCTCACCGAGATCCGCCCCGACGGCGACGAGACCTACATCCAGAACGGCTGGCTGCGCGCCAGTCGCCGTGCCCTCGACCCGGTCAACAGCACGGAGCTGCGCCCCGTCGCCACGCACCTTCAGGCCGATGCGGCGCCGCTGCCCGAGGGAGAATTCACCCTGGTGCGCGTCGAGCTCTTCCCCTTCGCGCACGTCTTCCGCGCCGGCTCGCGCATCCGCATCTCGGTCGAGGCGCCGGGGAACGATCGCGCCATCTGGAAGTTCGACGCCCTTCCCGACCCGGCCACCGTCGAGATCGCCCTCGAGGGCTCGCGCGTCGTCCTGCCGGTCATTCCCGGCATCCAGGTCCCGACCGGGCTGCCGCCCTGCAAGGCCCTGCGCTCGCAGCCCTGCCGGCCCTACGAGGAGATCGACAACAGCGTCGACTGA
- a CDS encoding transglycosylase SLT domain-containing protein yields MAAGSAARLAKARLQGRGKRRVRPTPAPPGWRHWLLGGAEALLLGAAALVLVIAALGQFADWFVGAEIWRHLLPFAAAVLGLAVVVGGLLWGWLQARRPLAGAFAWAPLLVAVAAAGGAARFAFHPAFARDLHQLQALIGGQAAAERAAIAHQVFAAYRRADRGALQRLFERGQPFAPAVAEAAATFDVDPDLLMGLAAVESSFRPRTSGDGGLGLFQITAPPAAAMADASRALGAPRIALTDPRQNAAVGAATLRRYLDQMRGDLFLGLLAYNIGPANGGLRAIMDRYGARDFVTIQPYLQELPRDYPIRVLSTALAYRLWRRGTGLPRYEDGDNARDVQAAGIPGW; encoded by the coding sequence ATGGCGGCGGGGTCGGCGGCGCGTCTGGCGAAGGCGCGATTGCAGGGAAGGGGCAAGCGGCGCGTCCGCCCGACGCCGGCGCCCCCCGGATGGCGCCACTGGCTGCTCGGCGGTGCCGAGGCGCTGCTGCTCGGCGCCGCCGCCCTGGTGCTCGTCATCGCCGCCCTTGGCCAGTTCGCCGACTGGTTCGTCGGCGCCGAGATATGGCGTCATCTGCTGCCCTTCGCCGCCGCCGTGCTCGGCCTCGCGGTGGTCGTCGGCGGCCTGCTCTGGGGCTGGCTCCAGGCACGCCGTCCGCTCGCCGGCGCCTTCGCCTGGGCGCCCCTGCTGGTCGCCGTCGCCGCCGCCGGCGGCGCGGCGCGCTTCGCCTTCCATCCCGCCTTCGCCCGCGACCTCCACCAACTGCAGGCCCTGATCGGCGGCCAGGCCGCCGCCGAGCGCGCCGCCATCGCCCACCAGGTGTTCGCCGCCTATCGCCGCGCCGACCGCGGCGCGCTGCAGCGCCTGTTCGAGCGCGGCCAGCCCTTCGCGCCCGCCGTCGCCGAGGCGGCGGCGACGTTCGACGTCGATCCCGATCTCCTCATGGGACTCGCCGCCGTCGAGTCGTCGTTCCGGCCGCGGACGAGCGGCGACGGCGGCCTCGGCCTGTTCCAGATCACCGCCCCGCCCGCCGCCGCCATGGCCGACGCCAGTCGCGCCCTCGGCGCGCCGCGGATCGCGCTCACCGATCCGCGGCAGAACGCCGCCGTCGGCGCCGCCACGCTGCGCCGCTACCTGGATCAGATGCGCGGCGACCTGTTCCTCGGCCTGCTCGCCTACAACATCGGACCCGCCAACGGCGGCCTGCGCGCCATCATGGACCGCTACGGAGCGCGCGACTTCGTCACCATCCAGCCGTATCTGCAGGAGTTGCCGCGCGACTATCCGATCCGCGTCCTCTCCACGGCCCTCGCCTACCGCCTGTGGCGCCGCGGCACCGGCCTGCCCCGCTACGAGGACGGCGACAACGCCCGCGACGTCCAGGCCGCCGGCATCCCCGGCTGGTGA
- a CDS encoding PD40 domain-containing protein has translation MRALIAFLFVALSASVLLLTFGLYLAAHGRNLPLLRSVVGLVGRAVAGQRTTALVTHVDLRPAAGTLSGDATLTVTADADGRQRLYFLLNDGLRLRDAWQDGDGGVRAPVTTLRLGPLVIVQLARPLAAQESARVVLAYGGAIIAPGGLTGSGTVFEADDVVLAPPDLWYPTDLQGAFDADVEVRLPADLTLAHNGREQHRIVDGSAARVRFTSERPVAGLALIAGRYTARQREDEGRRFRVLLPAGSELDAETLLESMVVAERGLARHYGASGFAGATLAVPRRLRRAFNDGSGLLAIPPRYFSDGRYGYQTVAHELAHNWWGATVAERWLTPGSGGEWIVEGFAQFSAWRAVGERFGEAALVRCLVDNFFDPDTTGALAQASVLDNGLDPGARATIYQKGGYVTYLLAQQLGDGFDLAARALLDRYRYRAADDAALQAVFAETTQQDLAPFFAAWVRSNASIDLALEPQEGSALVRNLRAGPPPEQIALWRGGGSGEVERAGTAVGESIADVGAQRLLLDPLCAAPDMFRSNNVLPRADTPRHVAAAAHGQLLVVDGEPQPWEPATVRVIDDAGKILHTWAIDGGLEGEPTWSADGSRIIAVESGRAGEPTLVALRLGDGGRQTLGHDRLAAADGDGTVVARGGRLLRLGAGRGRGALLIDHPDARIGALLPAPNGGGLAYTVIRGTDMELRLLPTGAAESRILFSWPAATPVWTWAPDGSRLFVALPGDWDWQLWELPVDGREPRRLVHEAARLTAIAASPDGARVAVVAQAEVNEPDARSELFVFDLGSNDLRRFDEAATTFIDAAWLSDSSLAVVTAPASDPSIPRARRLEKLSLADGARVTW, from the coding sequence TTGCGGGCGCTGATCGCCTTCCTCTTCGTCGCGCTCTCGGCCAGCGTGCTGCTGCTGACCTTCGGCCTGTACCTCGCCGCCCACGGCCGCAACCTGCCGCTGCTGCGCAGCGTCGTCGGGCTGGTCGGCCGCGCCGTCGCCGGCCAGCGCACCACGGCGCTGGTGACGCACGTCGACCTGCGGCCGGCGGCGGGCACCCTCAGCGGCGACGCGACCCTCACCGTCACCGCCGATGCCGATGGCCGGCAGCGGCTCTACTTCCTGCTCAACGACGGCCTGCGGCTGCGCGATGCCTGGCAGGACGGCGACGGCGGCGTGCGCGCGCCGGTGACGACGCTGCGCCTCGGGCCGCTCGTCATCGTCCAGCTTGCGCGGCCGCTCGCCGCCCAGGAGAGCGCTCGCGTGGTCCTGGCATACGGCGGCGCGATCATCGCGCCGGGCGGGCTCACCGGAAGCGGCACGGTGTTCGAGGCCGACGACGTCGTGCTGGCGCCGCCCGACCTCTGGTACCCGACCGACCTGCAGGGCGCCTTCGACGCCGACGTCGAGGTGCGGCTCCCCGCCGATCTCACCCTCGCCCACAACGGCCGCGAGCAGCACCGCATCGTCGACGGCAGCGCGGCGCGGGTGCGCTTCACCAGTGAGCGTCCGGTCGCCGGCCTGGCCCTGATCGCCGGCCGCTACACCGCGCGGCAACGCGAGGACGAGGGGCGCCGCTTCCGCGTCCTGCTGCCAGCCGGCAGCGAGCTCGACGCGGAGACGCTGCTCGAGTCGATGGTCGTCGCCGAACGCGGCCTCGCCCGGCACTACGGCGCGTCGGGCTTCGCCGGCGCGACCCTGGCGGTGCCGCGCCGGCTGCGCCGCGCCTTCAACGACGGCAGCGGCCTGCTCGCCATCCCGCCGCGCTACTTCTCCGACGGGCGCTATGGCTACCAGACCGTCGCCCACGAGCTCGCCCACAACTGGTGGGGGGCCACGGTGGCGGAGCGCTGGCTCACCCCCGGCAGCGGCGGCGAGTGGATCGTCGAGGGCTTCGCCCAGTTCTCCGCCTGGCGGGCGGTCGGCGAGCGCTTCGGCGAGGCCGCCCTGGTGCGCTGCCTGGTCGACAACTTCTTCGATCCCGACACCACCGGCGCGCTCGCCCAGGCGTCGGTGCTCGACAACGGCCTCGATCCCGGCGCGCGCGCGACCATCTACCAGAAGGGCGGCTACGTAACCTATCTGTTGGCGCAGCAGTTGGGCGACGGCTTCGACCTCGCGGCGCGCGCCCTGCTCGACCGCTATCGCTACCGCGCCGCGGACGATGCCGCGCTGCAGGCGGTGTTCGCCGAGACGACACAGCAGGACCTGGCGCCGTTCTTCGCCGCCTGGGTGCGCTCGAACGCGTCGATCGACCTGGCCCTCGAGCCGCAGGAAGGCAGCGCCCTGGTCCGCAACCTGCGCGCCGGACCGCCCCCGGAGCAGATCGCCCTGTGGCGCGGCGGCGGCAGCGGCGAGGTCGAGCGCGCCGGCACCGCGGTGGGCGAGAGCATCGCCGACGTCGGGGCGCAGCGGCTACTGCTCGATCCGCTCTGCGCCGCTCCCGACATGTTCCGCAGCAACAACGTCCTGCCGCGCGCCGACACGCCGCGCCACGTCGCCGCCGCCGCGCACGGCCAGTTGCTGGTGGTCGACGGCGAGCCGCAGCCCTGGGAGCCGGCGACGGTGCGCGTCATCGACGACGCTGGCAAGATCCTGCACACCTGGGCGATCGACGGCGGCCTCGAGGGCGAGCCGACCTGGAGCGCCGACGGCTCGCGCATCATCGCCGTCGAGAGCGGTCGCGCCGGCGAGCCCACCCTGGTCGCGCTGCGGCTCGGCGACGGCGGCCGGCAGACCCTCGGACACGACCGCCTGGCGGCGGCCGACGGCGACGGCACGGTGGTCGCGCGCGGCGGCCGCCTGCTCCGCCTCGGCGCCGGCCGCGGCCGCGGCGCCCTGCTGATCGATCACCCCGACGCGCGCATCGGCGCGCTCCTTCCGGCGCCCAACGGCGGCGGCCTCGCCTACACCGTCATCCGCGGCACCGACATGGAACTGCGCCTGCTGCCGACGGGCGCCGCCGAGAGCCGCATCCTGTTCAGTTGGCCGGCGGCCACGCCGGTCTGGACATGGGCGCCGGACGGCTCGCGCCTCTTCGTCGCGCTGCCGGGCGACTGGGACTGGCAACTGTGGGAGCTGCCGGTCGACGGCCGCGAGCCGCGGCGCCTGGTGCACGAGGCGGCGCGGCTCACCGCCATCGCCGCGTCGCCCGACGGCGCGCGCGTCGCCGTCGTCGCCCAGGCGGAGGTGAACGAGCCCGACGCCCGTAGCGAGCTGTTCGTCTTCGACCTCGGCTCGAACGACCTGCGCCGGTTCGATGAAGCCGCGACGACCTTCATCGACGCTGCGTGGCTGAGCGACTCGTCGCTCGCCGTCGTCACCGCCCCGGCCAGCGACCCGTCGATCCCGCGGGCCCGCCGGCTGGAGAAATTGTCTCTCGCCGACGGCGCGCGCGTCACCTGGTGA
- a CDS encoding CBS domain-containing protein, with protein MDQFIIEEEENIAEERAVEAARLGAAITKRPVRALPTLKPPIRVAPSASIRRAVELMNERGLGCVLAVEDGRLVGIFTERDVLTKVITKGRDIDTTPVGEVMTRDPECLTLEDGIAYALNLMSDGGFRHIPLVDADGRPTGIVAMRNVVDYMVDLFPSEVRNLPPNPTLGIAREREGA; from the coding sequence ATGGATCAATTCATCATCGAAGAGGAAGAGAACATCGCCGAGGAGCGGGCGGTCGAAGCGGCCCGGCTGGGCGCGGCGATCACCAAGCGCCCGGTGCGCGCGCTGCCGACGCTCAAACCGCCGATCCGGGTGGCGCCGTCGGCGTCGATTCGCCGCGCCGTCGAGTTGATGAACGAACGCGGTCTCGGCTGCGTGCTGGCGGTGGAGGACGGCCGCCTGGTCGGCATCTTCACCGAGCGCGACGTGCTGACCAAGGTGATCACCAAGGGCCGCGACATCGACACCACGCCGGTCGGCGAGGTGATGACCCGCGATCCCGAGTGCCTGACCCTCGAGGACGGCATCGCCTACGCGCTCAATCTCATGAGCGACGGCGGCTTCCGCCACATCCCGCTGGTGGACGCCGACGGCCGCCCGACCGGCATCGTCGCCATGCGCAACGTGGTCGACTACATGGTCGACCTGTTCCCGAGCGAGGTGCGCAACCTGCCGCCCAATCCGACGCTCGGCATCGCGCGCGAACGCGAGGGCGCGTAG
- a CDS encoding DUF1446 domain-containing protein: protein MKSVVRIGNASGYWGDDPEALLRQVTGGPLDYVTMDFLAEITMVILQRQRARDPKAGFAYDFIEHLALALPAIAERGVTVIVNAGGINPAGCADAVQAVCRQAGVSLPIGVVAGDDLLPRLDALTAAGASLDHMDGARRYDEIRGRVVAANAYISARPVVEALRRGARIIVTGRTTDAALILAPLVHELGWAWDDWDRLAAGIAAGHILECGAQVSGGNFTDWQRIPSMLDIGYPIAEVRADGEFVVTKHPNTGGMVSERTVTEQLLYEIGDPRAYQTPDVTVDFTSLKLSQEGPDRVRVSAARGVPPPPTLKVSMVYRNGFRAVGTVLLSGPNVIAKGERLAEMVWHRVGTDFADRRTDFIGFNACWGRAAAADREPNEVVFRIGVVDQDRAKLKRFANHLLGFALQGPPGLGIFGGRPEVQEAFGFWPALVPRELVNATVAVDGEPPVEVPMTLPPGRPARDPDPPPELAVGPANRGRARTSPVRLGTIAYARSGDKGDHANVGVAARSPEAYAFLRETLSAKRVHAFFRDIVEGPVERYELPNLLAFNFFLRHALGGGGTLSLRVDHQGKTLAQGLLTMELDVPEDVLSSVGA, encoded by the coding sequence ATGAAATCCGTGGTGCGCATCGGCAACGCCAGCGGCTACTGGGGCGACGATCCCGAAGCGCTGCTGCGCCAGGTGACGGGCGGGCCGCTCGATTACGTCACCATGGACTTCCTGGCCGAGATCACCATGGTGATCCTGCAGCGCCAGCGGGCGCGCGATCCGAAGGCGGGCTTCGCCTACGACTTCATCGAGCACCTCGCGCTGGCGCTGCCGGCGATCGCCGAGCGCGGCGTGACGGTGATCGTCAATGCCGGCGGCATCAACCCCGCGGGCTGCGCCGACGCCGTGCAGGCGGTGTGCCGCCAGGCGGGCGTGTCGCTGCCGATCGGCGTCGTCGCCGGCGACGACCTGCTGCCGCGGCTCGACGCGCTCACCGCCGCCGGCGCCTCGCTCGATCACATGGACGGCGCGCGCCGCTACGACGAGATCCGCGGCCGCGTCGTCGCCGCCAACGCCTACATCAGCGCCCGGCCGGTGGTGGAGGCGCTGCGCCGCGGCGCGCGCATCATCGTCACCGGCCGCACCACCGACGCGGCGCTGATCCTCGCCCCGCTGGTGCACGAGCTCGGCTGGGCGTGGGACGACTGGGATCGGCTCGCCGCCGGCATCGCGGCCGGCCACATCCTCGAGTGCGGCGCGCAGGTGAGCGGCGGCAACTTCACCGACTGGCAGCGCATTCCGTCGATGCTCGACATCGGCTACCCGATCGCCGAGGTGCGGGCGGACGGCGAATTCGTGGTCACCAAGCATCCCAACACCGGCGGGATGGTCAGCGAGCGCACGGTGACCGAACAACTGCTGTACGAGATCGGCGATCCGCGCGCCTACCAGACCCCGGACGTGACGGTGGACTTCACCAGCCTGAAGCTGTCGCAGGAAGGACCCGATCGCGTCCGCGTCAGCGCCGCGCGCGGGGTGCCGCCGCCGCCGACGCTGAAGGTGTCGATGGTGTACCGCAACGGCTTCCGCGCCGTCGGCACCGTCCTGCTCTCCGGCCCGAACGTGATCGCCAAGGGCGAGCGCCTGGCCGAGATGGTCTGGCACCGGGTCGGCACCGACTTCGCCGATCGGCGCACCGACTTCATCGGCTTCAACGCCTGCTGGGGACGCGCCGCGGCCGCCGACCGCGAGCCCAACGAGGTGGTGTTCCGCATCGGCGTCGTCGACCAGGACCGCGCCAAGCTCAAGCGCTTCGCCAACCACCTCCTCGGCTTCGCGCTCCAGGGGCCGCCGGGACTCGGCATCTTCGGCGGCCGCCCCGAGGTGCAGGAGGCGTTCGGCTTCTGGCCGGCGCTGGTGCCGCGCGAGCTGGTGAACGCGACGGTGGCGGTCGACGGCGAGCCGCCGGTCGAGGTGCCGATGACGCTGCCGCCCGGCCGGCCGGCGCGCGATCCCGATCCGCCCCCCGAGCTCGCCGTCGGTCCGGCGAACCGCGGCCGCGCCCGCACCAGCCCGGTGCGCCTCGGCACCATCGCCTATGCGCGCTCCGGCGACAAAGGCGACCACGCCAACGTCGGCGTCGCCGCGCGCTCCCCCGAAGCCTACGCCTTTCTGCGCGAGACGCTGAGCGCCAAGCGCGTCCACGCCTTCTTCCGCGACATCGTCGAAGGCCCGGTCGAGCGCTACGAGCTGCCCAACCTGCTCGCCTTCAACTTCTTCCTCCGCCACGCCCTCGGCGGCGGCGGCACCCTGTCCCTGCGCGTCGACCACCAGGGCAAGACACTGGCCCAGGGTCTGCTGACGATGGAGCTGGACGTGCCGGAGGACGTGCTGTCGTCGGTCGGCGCCTAG
- a CDS encoding crotonase/enoyl-CoA hydratase family protein yields the protein MSDVIRYEQRDAVALLTLDDGKANAVSPALVRALDAALDRAERDAQAVVLSGRAGRFSAGFDLSVMTGGMDGMRALVQSGAELALRMYGFPRPLVIACTGHALAAGAVFLCSADLRIGAAGPFKIGLNEVAIQLPLPVFAMELARARLTPQWFTRAVTQAHIFDPAGAREAGYLDEVVAGEALLETALQRAAQLATLPDPAFRLTKERERGAAIAAIRGGLVADIAKLTAPVPG from the coding sequence ATGTCGGACGTGATTCGCTACGAGCAGCGCGACGCGGTCGCGCTGCTCACCCTCGACGACGGCAAGGCCAACGCGGTGTCGCCGGCGCTGGTGCGGGCGCTCGATGCGGCGCTCGACCGCGCCGAGCGCGATGCCCAGGCGGTGGTGCTCAGCGGTCGCGCCGGCCGCTTCTCGGCCGGCTTCGACCTGTCGGTGATGACCGGCGGGATGGACGGCATGCGGGCGCTGGTGCAGTCCGGCGCCGAGCTGGCGCTGCGCATGTACGGCTTCCCGCGCCCGCTGGTGATCGCCTGCACCGGCCACGCGCTCGCCGCCGGCGCCGTGTTCCTGTGCAGCGCCGACCTGCGCATCGGCGCCGCCGGACCGTTCAAGATCGGATTGAACGAGGTGGCGATCCAGCTCCCGCTGCCGGTCTTCGCGATGGAGCTGGCGCGGGCGCGTCTGACGCCCCAGTGGTTCACGCGCGCGGTGACCCAGGCGCACATCTTCGATCCCGCCGGCGCCCGCGAGGCCGGCTACCTCGACGAGGTGGTCGCCGGCGAAGCGCTGCTCGAGACGGCGCTGCAGCGGGCGGCGCAGCTCGCGACCCTGCCGGATCCCGCCTTCCGCCTCACCAAGGAGCGCGAGCGCGGGGCCGCGATCGCCGCCATCCGCGGCGGCCTGGTCGCCGACATCGCCAAGCTGACCGCGCCGGTCCCGGGCTGA
- a CDS encoding SgcJ/EcaC family oxidoreductase, which yields MRSMLVLFVAMTLMAVGAQGQSNTPKPHPGAGGPRSDVANDAAIRALYAEFTKAWNDHDAKRMASFWALDGDTTEPDGMVAKGRAEVEKHFADEQATAMKESTLKLTIDAVWFVTADVALVDGTYVVLNARDPNGQPLPPRKGLVSSVVIREDGAWHVAASRSMIPIPLPWRPR from the coding sequence ATGCGATCGATGCTCGTGCTGTTCGTGGCGATGACGCTGATGGCGGTTGGAGCGCAGGGACAATCGAACACGCCGAAGCCGCATCCCGGCGCCGGCGGCCCGCGCTCCGACGTCGCCAACGATGCGGCGATCCGCGCCCTCTACGCCGAGTTCACCAAGGCATGGAACGATCACGACGCGAAGAGGATGGCCAGCTTCTGGGCGCTCGACGGCGACACCACCGAGCCCGACGGCATGGTCGCCAAGGGCCGCGCCGAGGTGGAGAAGCACTTCGCCGACGAGCAGGCGACAGCGATGAAGGAGAGCACGCTCAAACTGACCATCGACGCCGTCTGGTTCGTCACCGCCGACGTCGCCCTGGTCGACGGCACCTACGTGGTGCTCAACGCCCGCGATCCGAATGGCCAGCCGCTGCCGCCGCGCAAGGGACTGGTCAGCTCGGTGGTGATCCGCGAGGACGGCGCCTGGCACGTCGCCGCCAGTCGCTCGATGATTCCCATTCCGCTGCCCTGGCGGCCGCGCTGA